In Candidatus Margulisiibacteriota bacterium, a genomic segment contains:
- the gltX gene encoding glutamate--tRNA ligase: GLRWLGLNWDEGPETGGEFGPYFQTQRLEIYNKYLAELLAKKAAYEKDGALYFRSTDPDGNIEDFVIRRSDGLPVYNYAVVIDDALMQITHIIRGDDHLSNTPRQVMIYKALNFAVPKIVHVPMILGPDGQRLSKRHGATSVEEYAKQGILPEAMVNYLARLGWAYKDQEFFTRADLLEKFSLNKVGKSAAIFDNKKLEWLNAEHIKKAALSRLKDFLPPEYLQQPKIDQILTLSQSRLKTVGHIAKSCAYFIEKEIGIPPELRAEADSVKPYLPELAAELKNTDWRLSAIEKTVRDFAARKNLAAGKIIMPLRIILTGSNVSPGIFEVLELLGKELTVARLSQ; the protein is encoded by the coding sequence GCGGACTGCGCTGGCTGGGCTTAAACTGGGACGAGGGGCCGGAAACCGGCGGGGAATTTGGCCCGTATTTTCAGACGCAGCGTTTGGAGATTTACAATAAATATTTAGCGGAATTGCTGGCTAAAAAAGCGGCTTACGAAAAAGACGGCGCGCTGTATTTTAGGTCTACAGACCCGGACGGCAATATCGAGGATTTTGTGATCCGCCGCTCGGACGGTCTGCCGGTTTATAATTACGCGGTGGTTATCGACGACGCGCTGATGCAGATCACGCATATTATCCGCGGCGACGATCATCTCTCCAACACTCCGCGGCAGGTGATGATCTACAAAGCGCTGAATTTTGCTGTGCCGAAAATCGTCCATGTGCCGATGATCCTGGGGCCGGACGGTCAGCGTTTGAGCAAGCGGCACGGCGCGACCTCTGTCGAGGAGTATGCCAAACAGGGCATCCTGCCCGAGGCTATGGTTAATTATCTGGCGCGTCTCGGTTGGGCGTACAAAGATCAGGAATTTTTTACGCGCGCGGATCTGCTGGAAAAATTTTCCCTGAACAAAGTCGGCAAATCAGCGGCGATTTTTGACAACAAAAAATTAGAATGGCTGAACGCCGAGCATATTAAAAAAGCCGCTCTGTCCAGACTCAAGGATTTTTTGCCGCCGGAGTATTTGCAGCAGCCCAAGATCGACCAGATCTTAACTTTGAGCCAGTCGCGCCTGAAAACAGTCGGGCATATCGCCAAAAGCTGCGCCTATTTTATAGAAAAAGAAATTGGCATACCGCCGGAACTGCGGGCTGAGGCGGACAGCGTCAAGCCGTATCTGCCGGAACTTGCCGCCGAATTAAAAAATACGGACTGGCGGCTGTCGGCCATCGAGAAAACCGTGCGGGATTTTGCCGCGCGAAAAAATTTGGCGGCCGGAAAAATTATTATGCCGCTGCGGATTATTTTGACCGGCTCCAATGTTTCACCCGGGATTTTTGAAGTCTTGGAACTGCTCGGCAAAGAATTGACCGTTGCGAGATTGAGTCAATGA